In a single window of the Delftia tsuruhatensis genome:
- a CDS encoding VOC family protein → MGIRGRDRQIDNIEFNVADIARSKAFYGEAFGWTFTDYGPSYTEFSDGRLTGGFTTGEPVRPGGPLVIVYADDLEQAQRRVEAAGAVISRAVFAFPGGRRFHFTDPDGYELAVWSAQT, encoded by the coding sequence ATGGGCATCAGGGGCCGGGACCGGCAGATCGACAACATCGAGTTCAACGTAGCCGACATCGCGCGCAGCAAGGCCTTTTATGGCGAGGCCTTCGGCTGGACCTTCACCGACTATGGACCGTCCTATACGGAGTTCAGCGATGGCCGGCTCACGGGCGGCTTCACGACCGGCGAGCCCGTGCGGCCCGGTGGGCCGCTGGTCATCGTCTATGCCGATGACCTGGAGCAGGCGCAGCGCCGCGTCGAGGCGGCCGGCGCCGTGATCAGCCGCGCGGTGTTCGCGTTTCCCGGTGGCCGCAGGTTCCACTTCACCGACCCGGACGGCTACGAACTGGCCGTGTGGTCGGCCCAGACCTGA